A window of the Dermatophagoides farinae isolate YC_2012a chromosome 2, ASM2471394v1, whole genome shotgun sequence genome harbors these coding sequences:
- the LOC124492887 gene encoding luc7-like protein 3 isoform X1, giving the protein MAINAAKQLLDELMGRERDLAPNDKRCMLNWDDQTVCKHFLVKFCPNALFINTKADIGPCALVHDDYLKRQYQSKATKLEKRQYEDDFIRFCQAQLNDVEKKIKRAKQRLEMSQIEKMNIAGNSCPLNEEHQERIREITEKIEKLLEEIQQLGCEGKVEEAQTSMKEVDQLKEERAQIKRENQSGHWIQKKAEIGVAQEKQMEVCDVCGAFLIVNDVQQRVDDHLMGKQHVGYGKLKNALDEIMEKRRRDEDEKEESRSSRHHDNRDNYYRYRDRRLNTSSRRSRDHESHHHRSSHYSHGSGRHNRNRSRSRSPDKSGHQHDRSSRNSFHRQSSNNGTTAKY; this is encoded by the exons ATGGCCATCAATGCTGCAAAACAATTGTTAGATGAACTTATGGGTCGTGAACGTGATCTAGCGCCAAATGATAAACGTTGTATGCTTAATTGGGATGATCAAACC GTTTGTAAACATTTCTTGGTAAAGTTTTGTCCAAAtgcattattcatcaataccAAAGCTGATATTGGTCCGTGTGCACTAGTACATGATGATTACCTAAAACGTCAATATCAATCCAAAGCAACTAAGCTGGAAAAACGACAATACGAAGAtgatttcattcgattttgcCAGGctcaattgaatgatgttgaaaagaaaataaaacgcGCTAAACAACGTTTAGAGATGAGCCAAATAGAAAAGATGAATATAGCAGGTAATTCGTGTCCGCTTAATGAAGAACATCAAGAACGGATTCGTGAAATAACGGAAAAAATCGAGAAACTTTTAGAGGAAATTCAACAACTTGGTTGCGAAG GCAAAGTTGAAGAAGCGCAAACTTCTATGAAAGAGGTTGATCAGTTAAAAGAAGAACGAGCACAAATTAAACGTGAAAATCAATCTGGCCATTGGATACAGAAAAAAGCTGAAATTGGAGTCgcacaagaaaaacaaatggaagTTTGTGATGTATGTGGTGCATTTTTAATTGTTAATGATGTGCAACAACGTGTAGATGATCATCTTATGGGTAAACAACATGTTGGCTAtggtaaattgaaaaatgctCTCGATGAGATTATGGAAAAACGTCGTCGTGATGAAGACGAAAAAGAAGAATCAAGATCTTCACGACATCACGATAATCGGGACAATTATTATCGGTATCGTGATCGACGATTAAATACATCATCACGTCGTTCTCGCGATCATGaaagccatcatcatcgatcatcacATTATTCTCATGGCAGCGGCCGTCATAATAGGAATCGATCTCGTTCTCGATCGCCTGATAAATCTGGACATCAACATGATCGTTCGTCtagaaattcatttcatcgtcaatcatcaaacaatggTACCACCGCTAAATATTAA
- the LOC124492887 gene encoding luc7-like protein 3 isoform X2: MAINAAKQLLDELMGRERDLAPNDKRCMLNWDDQTVCKHFLVKFCPNALFINTKADIGPCALVHDDYLKRQYQSKATKLEKRQYEDDFIRFCQAQLNDVEKKIKRAKQRLEMSQIEKMNIAGNSCPLNEEHQERIREITEKIEKLLEEIQQLGCEGKVEEAQTSMKEVDQLKEERAQIKRENQSGHWIQKKAEIGVAQEKQMEVCDVCGAFLIVNDVQQRVDDHLMGKQHVGYGKLKNALDEIMEKRRRDEDEKEESRSSRHHDNRDNYYRYRDRRLNTSSRRSRDHESHHHRSSHYSHGSGRHNRNRSRSRSPDKSGHQHDRSSRNSFHRQSSNNAEKT, from the exons ATGGCCATCAATGCTGCAAAACAATTGTTAGATGAACTTATGGGTCGTGAACGTGATCTAGCGCCAAATGATAAACGTTGTATGCTTAATTGGGATGATCAAACC GTTTGTAAACATTTCTTGGTAAAGTTTTGTCCAAAtgcattattcatcaataccAAAGCTGATATTGGTCCGTGTGCACTAGTACATGATGATTACCTAAAACGTCAATATCAATCCAAAGCAACTAAGCTGGAAAAACGACAATACGAAGAtgatttcattcgattttgcCAGGctcaattgaatgatgttgaaaagaaaataaaacgcGCTAAACAACGTTTAGAGATGAGCCAAATAGAAAAGATGAATATAGCAGGTAATTCGTGTCCGCTTAATGAAGAACATCAAGAACGGATTCGTGAAATAACGGAAAAAATCGAGAAACTTTTAGAGGAAATTCAACAACTTGGTTGCGAAG GCAAAGTTGAAGAAGCGCAAACTTCTATGAAAGAGGTTGATCAGTTAAAAGAAGAACGAGCACAAATTAAACGTGAAAATCAATCTGGCCATTGGATACAGAAAAAAGCTGAAATTGGAGTCgcacaagaaaaacaaatggaagTTTGTGATGTATGTGGTGCATTTTTAATTGTTAATGATGTGCAACAACGTGTAGATGATCATCTTATGGGTAAACAACATGTTGGCTAtggtaaattgaaaaatgctCTCGATGAGATTATGGAAAAACGTCGTCGTGATGAAGACGAAAAAGAAGAATCAAGATCTTCACGACATCACGATAATCGGGACAATTATTATCGGTATCGTGATCGACGATTAAATACATCATCACGTCGTTCTCGCGATCATGaaagccatcatcatcgatcatcacATTATTCTCATGGCAGCGGCCGTCATAATAGGAATCGATCTCGTTCTCGATCGCCTGATAAATCTGGACATCAACATGATCGTTCGTCtagaaattcatttcatcgtcaatcatcaaacaatg ccgaaaaaacatga
- the bug gene encoding thioredoxin domain-containing protein bug, translating to MNRFEFHTIIFIIFIFMTADCTDYSENSTIEMSAENIESIIQNDSSDIDTNNNNNNHSDLNEQINNVNHSSVFESQSSKINEENSMTTINSPNYVRYNCTPVERNETAQLIVVNSSSIPSYLQLKNYFIVDFFYMNHSSNENNYPEEKTSTIDNETATTSNMTTSSNETGQCAIMIFYYNWCRFSAAAAPQFNALGRLYPQMYVMAIDAYYHYSITIRFGVSGVPSMYFLYNGRAVAKYNRTDITMDGLVEFIRSLTSLEPIKPNVTDHHEVEEINNDEENVNNGNKTFSYDRIFWNITDNDRNGPLVIHLENQQNYLLIFCWKFCLIVLFYHFFRSNLFAMIKDHVRGMWNEWAQTVQHHEHAD from the exons atgAATCGATTCGAATTTCATACGatcatatttattatatttatctTCATGACAGCTGATTGTACAGATTATTCAGAGAATTCAACAATCGAAATGTCCGCTGAAAATATAGAATCTATCATACAGAATGATTCGTCAGATATTGatactaataataacaataataatcattccgatttgaatgaacaaatcaataatgttAACCATTCATCAGTTTTCGAaagtcaatcatcaaaaatcaatgaagaaaattctaTGACGACCATAAATAGTCCTAATTATGTCCGATATAACTGTACGCCGGTCGAACGGAACGAG ACAGCACAACTAATTGTagtcaattcatcatcgataccTAGTTAtcttcaattgaaaaattatttcatcgttgattttttctatatgaatcattcaagtaatgaaaataattatccggaagaaaaaacatctacaattgataatgaaacagCTACAACATCTAATATGACCACATCTTCCAATGAAACAGGCCAATGTGCCATAATGATTTTCTATTACAATTGGTGTCGATTCAGTGCGGCAGCTGCACCACAATTCAATGCACTTGGTCGTCTCTATCCACAGATGTATGTGATGGCCATCGATgcttattatcattatag TATCACAATTCGTTTCGGTGTTTCGGGTGTACCAAGCATGTATTTCCTTTATAATGGACGTGCTGTAGCCAAATATAATCGTACCGATATCACAATGGATGGTCTTGTTGAATTTATTCGTTCATTAACTTCATTAGAACCGATAAAACCAAATGTTACCGATCATCATGAAGTTGAAGAAATCAACAATGACGAAGAAAATGTgaataatggaaataaaacattttcatacGATAGAATTTTCTGGAATATTACTGATAATGATCGTAATGGTCCATTAGTGATACATCTCGAAAATCAGCAAAATTATCTGCTTATATTTTGCTGGAAATTTTGCTTAATCGTTTTGttctatcatttttttcgttcaaattTATTCGCAATGATCAAAGATCATGTTCGAGGAATGTGGAATGAATGGGCACAAACTGTTCAACATCATGAACATGCcgattaa
- the RpS23 gene encoding ribosomal protein S23: MGKPKGLKTARKHVNNRREQRWHDKDYKKAHLGTRWKANPFAGASHAKGIVLEKVGVEAKQPNSAIRKCVRVQLIKNGKKITAFVPRDGCLNFIEENDEVLVAGFGRKGHAVGDIPGVRFKVVKVANVSLLALYKGKKERPRS, translated from the exons ATGG GTAAACCGAAAGGTTTAAAGACAGCTCGTAAGCATGTCAACAATCGTCGTGAACAACGTTGGCATGACAAGGATTATAAAAAAGCTCATCTTG GTACCAGATGGAAGGCTAATCCTTTTGCTGGAGCTTCACACGCCAAAGGAATTGTATTAGAAAAAGTCGGCGTCGAAGCCAAACAACCAAACTCTGCCATTCGAAAATGTGTCCGTGTACAATTGATCAagaatggtaaaaaaattaCAGCATTCGTACCTCGGGATGGTTGTCTAAATTTTAtcgaagaaaatgatgaagttTTGGTTGCCGGTTTCGGTCGTAAAGGTCACGCCGTTGGTGATATTCCTGGTGTACGATTTAAGGTGGTCAAAGTTGCCAACGTTTCTTTGTTGGCTCTTTACAAAGGCAAAAAAGAACGACCAAGGAGTTAA
- the Vps37B gene encoding vacuolar protein sorting 37B produces MAHCYSQIEVDISSINGLLKNFTNDELDSILNDSSNERIESFIKDLPQVKTLECERERLIEENKKIAENNLSFESTYRIQRQELKKSYEECQYMKQEMDKKKSKLREFGRQHSLDTTLALMQAAMAEAEEASDEVANAFLRKEITIEEFLKDFNEKRKLFHMRRIKAEKMPEEIRNIQSSMPKPWRTAPAPPSLPFSQLSMSDRSSNENNPNPPYPTTNPFGFFPYPQNYQ; encoded by the exons atggcaCATTGTTATTCTCAAATTGAAGTGGATATAAGCAGTATAAATGGATTGCTTAAAAATTTCACCAATGATGAACTTGATTCTATTCTAAATGATTCATCGAATGAACGAATTGAAAGTTTTATTAAGGATTTACCTCAAGTGAAAACATTGGAATGTGAAAGAGAACGATTAATCgaagagaataaaaaaatagctGAGAATAATctttcattcgaatcgacTTATCGTATTCAACGACAAGAACTAAAGAAATCATATGAAGAATGTCAATACATGAAACAAGAGATggataagaaaaaatccaaattacGAGAATTTGGTCGACAACATTCGCTCGATACGACGTTAGCATTAATGCAAGCGGCTATGGCTGAAGCTGAAGAAGCTTCTGACGAAGTTGCTAACGCTTTTCTTCGCAAAGAGATAACGATTGAAGAATTTCTTAAg gattttaatgaaaaacgaaaattattCCATATGCGTCGTATTAAAGCAGAAAAGATGCCCGAAGAAATTCGtaatattcaatcatcaatgccTAAACCTTGGCGAACTGCTCCTGCACCACCAAGTCTACCGTTTTCTCAATTATCAATGAGTGATCGCTCATCGAATGAGAATAATCCCAATCCTCCTTATCCTACTACCAATCCATTTGGCTTTTTTCCTTATCCACAAAATTACCAatga
- the LOC124492903 gene encoding enolase-phosphatase E1, which yields MVRIRKPVAVICDIEGTTTSVRFWHEVIAPFIKENLAACLQDTWTQPETIDVVLGIRHKTAEDIRNGDKELPPILDENSPRKEMIDSIVKNVCYQMQQRKQSNELKAVHLLVWLYGYQNELLKGHVYPDVQPAFHHWKNDLGIRLFTFATGDTIVQKMLFGCSLMGNLNPYIEDFFNYDSVGKKTDSESFRIISKRIQINCNSMVFLSDNLAELKACQAAGVTPILVIRSHNRDLLDSSIQQSLPYKYIKSFEELEFY from the exons ATGGTTCGCATTCGAAAGCCGGTTGCAGTGATATGTGATATTGAAGGAACGACTACATCAGTTCGTTTCTGGCATGAAGTCATTGCACCATTTATCAAGGAAAATCTCGCAGCATGTCTTCAGGATACATGGACTCAACCGGAAACTATCGATGTTGTTTTAGGAATTCGCCATAAAACTGCTGAAGACATTCGAAATGGTGATAAAGAAC TTCCACCAAttcttgatgaaaattcaccGCGAAAAG AAATGATCGATAGTATcgtaaaaaatgtttgttatCAGATGCAACAACGGAAACAATCAAACGAATTGAAGGCTGTTCATTTATTGGTTTGGTTATATGGCTATCAAAATGAACTGTTAAAAGGTCATGTCTATCCAGATGTTCAACCAgcatttcatcattggaaaaatgatCTTGGAATTCGTTTATTCACATTTGCAACAGGCGATACTATAGTGCAGAAAATGCTTTTTGGATGTTCATTAATGGGTAATTTGAATCCG tacattgaagattttttcaattatgaCTCGGTGGGAAAAAAGACCGATTCAGAAAGTTTTCGAATCATTTCAAAGCGTATACAAATTAATTGTAATAGCATGGTATTTCTCTCCGATAATTTGGCCGAATTGAAGGCATGTCAGGCGGCTGGCGTTACACCGATATTGGTTATACGATCGCATAATCGAGATCTGTTGGATTCTTCTATTCAACAGTCCCTGCCATACAAATAcataaaatcatttgaagaATTGGAATTCTATTGA
- the LOC124498411 gene encoding uncharacterized protein LOC124498411 — protein sequence MTRTNSKLGRKYFTPRKSLTPKKRHSDSLRKRRDKNRALKEIKFYQKTTCLLIQKLPFMRLVKDILEDLRPQIGYRWKETALLALQEMAENYLISLFEDSNIVASNSKRITIKVEDMQLVRRIRGLSDICNR from the exons ATGACTCGAACAAATAGCAAACTGGGGCGAAAATATTTCACGCCACGAAAATCGCTTACCCCGAAAAAACGACATTCAGATTCATTACGTAAACGAAGGGATAAAAATCGTGCACTCAAAGAGATTAAATTCTATCAAAAAACAACTTGTTTATTAATTCAAAAACTTCCATTTATGAG ATTGGTAAAAGATATCCTGGAAGATTTGCGTCCACAGATCGGTTACCGTTGGAAAGAAACGGCCTTATTGGCTTTACAAGAGATGGCCGAAAATTATCTGATCTCATTGTTTGAAGATTCGAATATTGTTGCTTCAAATTCAAAGCGTATAACGATTAAAGTTGAAGACATGCAATTGGTTCGACGTATTCGTGGTCTTTCCGATATTTGTAACCGTTAA
- the Shmt gene encoding LOW QUALITY PROTEIN: serine hydroxymethyl transferase (The sequence of the model RefSeq protein was modified relative to this genomic sequence to represent the inferred CDS: deleted 1 base in 1 codon) translates to MSSSRFRLQHLVARLVSSTNSCNQALLSSSICTSNLSCSFSYSSSSTPIVLYSNNFSRKPFHSSSTMSTTVTKGKGILWQTLDEGDPELYDIVKKEKDRQKRGLEMIASENITSVGVLHALSTCLHNKYAEGYPGARYYGGNEHIDEIELLAQKRALEAYNCNPEEWGVNVQPYSGSPANLAALTALAGHGGRLMGLDLPDGGHLTHGFQTDKKKISCTSLFFESMPYRISPVTGLIDYDQLEITAKLFRPKLIIAGISCYPRHLDYERFRKIANSVDAYLMADMAHVSGLVATGFAPSPFLYADVVTTTTHKTLRGPRAAVIFYRKGVRSVTKKGEKIMYDLEDRVNQTVFPGLQGGPHQNAIAGIATAMKQAMTPEFKEYQQQVVKNAAKLAEQLIAKGYTITTGGTDNHLVCVDLRPLGVNGARAEKVLEDIEIACNKNTVPGDKSALNPGGIRLGTPALTTRGLNEEDMIKVVEFIDRGVKLAKKITKAAPGKLLKDFMATLKTEEFQQQIAELRAEVEQFARSFPLPGYDEY, encoded by the exons ATGTCCTCATCTCGTTTTAGACTGCAACATCTTGTAGCTCGCTTAGTTTCATCCACCAATAGTTGTAATCAAGCTTTGCTTTCATCTTCGATTTGTACATCAAACTTGTCGTGTTCATTTTcgtactcatcatcatcaactccaatagttttatattcaaacaatttttcgcGTAAACCGTTTCATAGCTCTTCAACAATGTCAACCACCGTAACTAAGGGAAAAGGAATTTTATGGCAAACATTAGATGAAGGTGATCCCGAATTGTATGATATtgtcaaaaaagaaaaggatCGTCAAAAACGTGGTCTGGAGATGATTGCTTCGGAAAATATTACAAGCGTTGGCGTCCTGCATGCATTGAGTACATGTCTACATAATAAATATGCTGAAGGCTATCCTGGTGCAAG ATATTATGGTGGTAATGAacatattgatgaaattgaattgttaGCCCAGAAACGTGCGCTCGAAGCTTACAATTGTAACCCTGAAGAATGGGGTGTCAATGTACAGCCATATTCGGGTTCACCGGCAAATTTAGCTGCTTTAACTGCATTAGCCGGACATGGAGGTCGTCTTATGGGCTTGGATTTGCCTGATGGTGGTCATCTTACCCATGGATTTCAAACGGATAAGAAGAAAATATCCTgtacatcattattttttgaatcgaTGCCATATCGAATTAGTCCTGTCACtggtttgattgattatgatcaattgGAAATTACCGCTAAATTATTCCGTccaaaattaattattgcTGGAATCAGTTGTTATCCAAGACATTTGGATTATGAACGTTTCCGTAAGATAGCCAATTCAGTAGATGCTTATTTGATGGCCGACATGGCCCATGTTAGTGGTCTAGTTGCAACTGGATTCGCTCCATCTCCATTCCTATATGCCGATGTTGTTACGACAACCACTCATAAAACACTTCGAGGGCCTCGTGCAGCAGTAATTTTTTATCGTAAAGGTGTTCGTTCTGTTACGAAAAAAGGAGAAAAGATCATGTATGATTTGGAAGACCGTGTCAATCAAACAGTTTTCCCTGGGTTACAAGGTGGCCCACATCAGAATGCTATTGCAGGCATTGCAACTGCCATGAAACAAGCCATGACACCAGAATTCAAagaatatcaacaacaggTTGTGAAAAATGCTGCAAAATTAGCAGAACAATTGATTGCTAAAGGATATACAATTACTACCGGTGGTACCGATAATCATTTGGTCTGTGTCGATCTCCGTCCACTTGGCGTCAATGGTGCACGTGCTGAAAAAGTTTTAGAAGACATTGAAATTGCTTGCAACAAAAATACTGTTCCCGGTGATAAATCTGCCTTAAATCCAGGAGGAATTCGTTTAGGAACTCCTGCATTGACTACAAGAGGATTAAACGAA GAAGATATGATCAAAGTAGTCGAGTTCATCGATCGAG GCGTAAAACTTGCCAAAAAAATTACGAAAGCAGCGCCtggaaaattgttgaaagaTTTCATGGCAACATTGAAAACAGAAGAATTCCAGCAACAAATAGCTGAATTGAGAGCTGAAGTCGAACAGTTTGCCCGATCATTTCCATTGCCCGgttatgatgaatattaa
- the LOC124492941 gene encoding uncharacterized protein LOC124492941 — MSSLDSFAGLGGSNENSQSQPMDIHDSPLTANDEDKATIADESQPEQSYLENDPIFSTAGQQLIDFLQYLEDYQPTIPDSVTSHIMHTSGFNTNDTRILRLASLASQKFIADIANDALQHCKMRTALSQNKKQTKDKRYTLTFEDLVPVLSEYGINIKKPQYFY; from the coding sequence atgtCATCACTAGATTCTTTTGCTGGTTTAGGTggttcaaatgaaaatagccAATCGCAACCGATGGATATTCATGATTCACCATTGACAGCTAATGATGAAGACAAAGCAACAATTGCCGATGAATCTCAACCAGAACAATCGTATCTTGAAAATGATCCAATCTTTTCTACAGCTGGTCAACAACTTATCGATTTCTTACAATATCTTGAAGATTATCAACCAACCATACCAGATTCAGTTACAAGTCATATAATGCATACATCTGGATTCAATACAAATGATACACGAATATTACGTTTGGCTTCATTGGCTAgtcaaaaatttattgccGATATTGCTAATGATGCTTTACAACATTGCAAAATGCGAACAGCATTGTCACAGAATAAAAAGCAAACAAAAGATAAACGTTATACTTTGACATTTGAAGATCTTGTTCCAGTGTTGAGCGAATATGGAATTAACATTAAAAAACCACAGTATTTCTactaa
- the LOC124492912 gene encoding recQ-mediated genome instability protein 1, whose product MFPSGNLQQLKSFFHENHAKVKSEWFEQKLGLNSSSNIPDFNEIFQRWLDEDWKQDSQWCLQVLPKELNLSLLNVEKRTFHGHYILQVEKMIDISRPLPTKINVRKSIKDKRKEKQQENEDEKEEKKEKSGTKVKKNGQVKFYGYGRRLWQFCLTDGHQECLAIEYEPLDWLKNPIIGKKVLLSGPFDVYLGTILIKTSNLQLLTANVPKSTLSAIDLQEILEEYDAELEMEALGNQDDTWKSC is encoded by the exons atgTTTCCATCCGGAAATCTACAACAattaaaatctttttttcatgaaaatcaTGCAAAAGTCAAATCTGAATggtttgaacaaaaattggGACTAAATTCTTCATCGAATATACCagattttaatgaaatttttcaacgatGGTTAGACGAAGATTGGAAACAAGATAGCCAATGGTGTTTGCAAGTTTTACCGAAAGAATTAAATTTAAGTCTATTAAATGTTGAGAAACGAACGTTTCATGGCCATTATATCCTACAA GTTGAGAAAATGATCGACATATCTCGGCCGTTGCCAACGAAAATTAATGTGAGAAAAAGTATCAAAGATAAAAGAAAGGAGAAGCAACaagaaaatgaagatgagaaagaagaaaaaaaagaaaaatctggAACGAAAGTTAAGAAAAATGGCCAAGTTAAATTCTATGGATATGGACGACGTTTGTGGCAATTCTGTTTGACAGATGGACATCAAGAATGTTTGGCCATTGAATATGAACCGTTGGATTGGttaaaaaatccaataattGGTAAAAAAGTTTTACTTTCTGGACCATTTGATGTATATTTGGGaacaattttgattaaaacTTCAAATTTACAATTATTAACTGCAAATGTTCCAAAATCAACATTAAGTGCCATTGATCTCCAAGAAATATTGGAAGAATATGATGCCGAACTTGAAATGGAAGCATTAGGCAATCAAGATGATACATGGAAATCTTGCTGA
- the Trmt61 gene encoding tRNA methyltransferase 61, with the protein MFYQLVVQHHHHEELFFLILYSCGSFDNFYIIIVKMSFCLLKKTIDEGDTVVIYLTPRQMYRVKVDRDEVFQTRLGALRLEELIGKPYGSRIQCSKGHVLVLDMTPEIWTLLLPHRTQILYGPDISMILMNLQLRSGSLVIEAGTGSGSLSHSIARTIAPNGKLFTFDFHEKRVEIAKKEFREHGIDSIVNVQQRDVCTEGFQFLEPLKFDAVFLDLPNPWEAIESAQRVLKSGGKICCFSPCIEQVQRSCQTLAKLNFLDIETIECVLRPYEIRKASYEKLKFCDNLFERSDSVNDELFPKILDHSDDQDQCSVNEDFEHIDDNGINGTNKRLRTMDEKDIDKDLNQKSEKDDKTIKENRLINYWVTYMNTEVTGHSGFLTFATNFIF; encoded by the coding sequence ATGTTCTATCAATTGGTGgtacaacatcatcatcatgaagaaTTATTTTTCCTGATTTTATATTCTTGTGGATCtttcgataatttttatattataattGTAAAGATGAGTTTTTGTCTATTGAAGAAAACCATCGATGAAGGCGATACGGTTGTAATCTATTTGACGCCCCGACAAATGTATCGTGTTAAAGTGGATCGTGATGAAGTATTTCAAACTCGCTTGGGTGCCTTACGTTTGGAAGAATTGATTGGCAAACCTTATGGCTCTCGAATTCAATGCAGTAAGGGACATGTTCTTGTTTTGGATATGACACCAGAAATTTGGACACTTTTGTTACCACATCGAACGCAAATTCTTTATGGTCCAGATATCAGCATGATTCTCATGAATCTTCAGCTTCGATCAGGTTCTTTAGTGATCGAAGCTGGTACTGGCAGTGGATCACTTTCTCATTCTATTGCCCGAACGATAGCTCCAAACGGAAAATTATTtacttttgattttcatgaaaaaagaGTAGAAATTGCTAAAAAAGAATTCCGTGAACATGGAATTGATTCCATTGTGAATGTTCAACAACGAGATGTTTGTACTGAaggatttcaatttcttgaACCATTAAAATTTGATGCAGTTTTCCTCGATCTTCCCAATCCTTGGGAAGCTATTGAATCAGCACAACGAGTTTTGAAAAGTGGTGGCaagatttgttgtttttctccTTGCATTGAACAAGTACAAAGATCTTGTCAAACGTTAgccaaattaaattttttagatATCGAAACAATCGAATGCGTTTTGCGGCCATACGAAATTCGTAAAGCATCGTATGAGAAACTAAAATTTTgtgataatttatttgaaagaTCGGATTCTGTTAACGATGAATTGTTTCCAAAAATTCTCGACCATTCAGATGATCAAGACCAATGTTCGGTGAATGAAGATTTTGagcatattgatgataatggcatCAATGGAACAAATAAAAGGCTACGAACAATGGACGAAAAAGATATCGACAaagatttgaatcaaaaatcagaaaaagaTGATAAAACTATCAAAGAAAATCGGCTAATTAATTATTGGGTTACCTATATGAATACTGAAGTGACCGGACATAGTGGTTTTCTAACGTTTgcaacaaattttattttttaa